The genomic stretch ACTGGATATCCAAAGCTAATGAGGAGACTTCCGGTTTTGATGTGATCATAGACGGAGCTGTGGGGGATACCCTGAACCAACTGATACAAGTAGCTAAACCGGGCGGAAAAATTGTTTTTTATGGAGCCACATTGGGAAACCCCAGTAAGCTGGAAGCCAGGAAAATATTTTGGAACCAATTAAAAATCCTTGGGACTACGATGGGCTCGGACCAGGACTTTGAGGGGATGGTTTCACTTGTGAGAGAGCATCGGATAAAACCGATCATCGATCAAGTTTTCCAATTTGAACAAGCTGCGGAAGCCTTTGACAAAATGCGGGAAGGCAAGCAGATGGGTAAGATTGTACTGCTTCCCTAGATCGCCACGTAAGTTTCCCCAAATTCTTTTTTGGCTATTCTATAGATTTCGTTTTTCTCTGGGGGAACTACCAACATGTCCCCGCTTTTAACGATCATGGTGTCTCTCCAAGGTGCTTGGAATTCCAGTACCTTAGTCGCACCCAAAGCCTCCAGATGTTCATCTGTGACTATTAATCCTGTCGTCTCACCTTTAGGCTGATAACATCCCCATCCTTTCTCCAAGGATTGGACTAATGTATATTTCTTCTGAAATGTCTCAGCCTTTACCAGATATAACTCATTACTACTAGTCTGGTTTTCTACCAACCAATCACCTTTTTCTGCAGTATTTTGTGTCTCCCGACCGTCAGAGGTTTTTGTCACTACTACTTGTCCTGCCTGGGCTTTCTTTGCCCGGATCATACTTTTCTTTTTGTATCTCTTGCCGCCTATCTCAAGAATAGGAAGAAAATGTGCCAGCATTTCTTGTTGGGTGATCATTGAAGCATGGTGTTTATGAGTGGAGAATAGAAACTTTAAGATAAGTGGTTCCGGTAGATTTATTCAGAAAAATACGTAGATACCGATATTTTTTCAGCTAGATCCACATCAAAAATGTAGGAATCCTGATTGAGGCATGTCCTCAATAGTATTTTAATCCAGGTCATTTTCAAAAAGAAAATTCTGATAGGCATTTTGCAATTCCTGAAGCGCTTTCATGTTCTTTTGCTCCCGCGCCAGCGCTACTCCATTTTCAAAAATCTCTTTTGCGGCATGTATTTCACCCATCTCTGCATAATGATGGGCAGCCGGAAAGTAGGTAGCCAGATATGCAGGGTATTCGGCCAGCAATTTCGCAAAAAGAGTATAGGCTTCCTCTTGATCTGTTTCTCTATATTCGATTGCCAAAGCATACCAGTTGAAGGGATTTTCCGGTTCTTCCTCTGTAAATTGTCTAAGTAAGTGTATCCTGTCCAGATTGCTCATCAATAGTTTTTTTAATTAAGTGCTTACTGTTATTTTCACGAGAAATAAATCTAGACTAATCTAATTCTAAACCAATGAAGATTCTTGTTTGTATCACCCACGTGCCCGATACTACCTCAAAGATTCAGTTTACGGACGGAAATACCAAGTTTGATTCTACCGGAGTTCAATATATTATTGGCCCATATGATGACTATGCCTTGGCCCGAGCTGTAGAATTACGGGATCAATCAAGCGGCAAGTTAACTGTTTTGAATGTAGGAGAAGCAGATTCTGACCCCACACTTCGGAAAGCCTTGGCAATTGGAGCGGATGATGCTATCAGAGTGAATTCTTTTCCTAAGGACTCATATTTTGTAGCCCAGCAGATTGCCCACTATGCGAAAGCAGGAGGGTATGATCTGATATTGATGGGAAGGGAATCTATTGACTTCAATGGCGGAATGGTGCATGGTATGGTAGGTGAATTGTTAGGTTTACCATCTTTTTCTCCAGTGATGAAATTGGATGTGGAGGGTTCTACTGTGAAAATGGCCAGAGAAATCGAAGGCGGAAAAGAGCTGCTGGAAGCGAGTCTTCCTTTGATAGCTGGTTGTCAGGAGCCAATCGCTGAATGGAAAATCCCAAATATGCGCGGGATAATGTCAGCAAGAACCAAACCTCTGGATGTAGTAGAACCTATCTCTCAGGAAACGCAGGCAGAGGCAAGTAAATATGAGCTTCCTCCGGCCAAAGGCGCGGTCAAACTAGTGGACAAAGATAATGTGGCCGAATTGGTGAAACTTTTGAAAAACGAAGCAAAAGTTCTTTAATCTAAACCCTATAACTTATTTTAATTTAAGATATTATGTCAATTTTAGTATATATAGAACAGGCTGAAGGGAAAGTAAAAAAGACCAGTCTTGAGGCCGTGTCTTTTGCTAGTGCTTTAGCTGTACAGACAGGAGAAGGAGATGTGGTGGCAGTAGCACTTGGAACTATCGGTAATGAAGAGCTTGCTGCAGTAGGTAAAGCTGGCGCTGCAAAAGTAATGCATGGTCCAGAAAGTAAGCTGGATGCTGGAGTTATCCAGGCACATGCTTCTGCAGTTGCACAGGCATTTGGCGTTGTAGGAGCGAAGACACTGGTATTGGCAAAATCATCGTTAGGTGACGCAGTGGCAGCTAGGCTTGCCATTAAGCTGAATGCAGGGTTGGTGTCGAATGTAGTCGAATTGCCAAAGACTGAAGGAGAGTACATTGTCAAGAGAAGTATTTATACAGGGAAAGCATTTGCTGAGACGACTGTAACCACAGACAATAAAATCCTTGCGATAAAAAAGAATGCAATAGACCTGAAACAAGACGGAGCAGATGCCCAAGTAGAAACCTTTGATGTTTCGCTCAGTGATGCGGATTTTGCATCCAAGATTACTTCTACCGAAAGAGCCACCGGTGACGTATTGCTTCCGGAAGCAGATATTGTGGTTTCAGGTGGAAGGGGACTGAAAGGTCCTGAAAATTGGGGGATGCTCGAAGAAATGGCATCTATTCTAGGAGCTGCTACCGGTTGTTCCAAGCCCGTTTCTGATCTGGGATGGAGACCTCACCATGAGCACGTAGGCCAAACTGGAATAAAAGTCGCCCCATCTTTGTACTTGGCGATAGGAATTTCAGGAGCTATTCAACATCTTGCAGGGGTCAATTCCTCAAAATGCATTGTAGTAATCAATAAAGACCCTGATGCACCTTTCTTTAAAGCTGCTGATTATGGGATTGTTGGTGATGCATTTGAAATAGTGCCGAAACTTAACGAAGCGTTTAAAGCTGAATTGTAGATTTTTGTGGAAAAACTCATAGAACTTGAGATCTTAGGACTTTCGTCCAACCATTCCCAGTCAGGGTCTTTTACCTTAGTGCTAGGAGAAGTGGGAGGAGCTAGGCGGCTGCCGATTGTGATCGGTATGTTTGAGGCGCAGGCGATTGCCTTAGAAATCGAAAAGATAATTCCAAACCGACCCATGACCCATGATTTATTCAAATCATTTGCCACTGGGTTCAATTTTGACATCGACAGGATTGTCATTACTGATATGAAAGAAGGTGTCTATTATGCCCGAATTCAATGTAAAAGTTCTGACATAGAAGCGAATGTTGATTCCCGTCCATCTGATGCAATTGCTATCGCAATACGGTTTGGATGTCCTGTATATTGTACCGAAAAGGCCATGTCTGAAGGAGCTGTGGAGCATTATGAGGTAGAAAATAAAGAGGAAAAAAAAGAGCCAAAACCGTCGAGCCAAAAGTTCACCACTAAAAAAGAGCCCTCATTAAAGGATTACAGTTTGGATAAGCTTAATCAAATGTTGGACAAAGCTATAATCAATGAGGATTACGAGCGAGCCGCACGTATCCGTGATGAAATCAATAAAAGGAACTGATACATTATCAAGACCCGGGTGATTCCGGGCTTTTTTTATGGCGAATTTAGTTCAAGTCTCACGACTTGGACTTCAATTAATGAAGTCATCAGACTTCCAAATACGCTAGGGGGAATTTACTCAAGCCGTGACACAAGTCTGGAGACGTGCGTCAATCTTCAGCGTCCGGTTTAAGTCTGAAGATTTAAACCGGACTGTTTTTAAGTCTGCCTCCTGTCGCTGGATACGACTTCGCACCGGACAGTTTTACCTTATAATTCATCCCTTAATTTTCATTTTCACTTTCGTCCTCTTTTTCATGATTGTTTTATGAGCTTTCGTTCCTTATTTTTAGGCCTTATTTGCAATAATTACTGAATGGATTATTTAAGAGGTGTATTTGGTTTGGCCGTCATTGTATTGGTGGCTTTTATTTTTTCAAGCAATAGAAAGAGAATCGACTGGAGATTAGTAGGCATTGGTATTTTACTTCAATTGGTATTTGGATTTCTGATTACTCAGGTTCCAATAGTGGAAAGTGCTTTTGCTATGGTAAGCAGGGGGTTTGTAAAATTTCTGAGTTTCAGTCGGGACGGGGCAGCATTTATATTCGGGGATTTAGCAGGGGATAGCTATGGGTTCATTTTCGCTTTCCAGGTTCTTCCCACGATTATATTTTTCTCCACTGTTTCAGCCGGATTGTACTATTTGGGTATACTTCAGAAAATAGTTTTTGGCATAGCCTGGGTGATGGCCAGGACTATGAGGCTTTCCGGCCCTGAGAGTTTATCCGCAGCGGGAAATATCTTTTTGGGACAAACTGAGGCCCCTTTACTTGTCCGTCCATTTATTCCGCAAATGAGTAAGTCAGAACTGATGTGCTTGATGACTGGTGGGATGGCTACTATTGCGGGGGGTGTTCTTGCTGGGTATGTAGCTTTTTTGGGTGGAGAAAGCCTGGAGGAGCAAAGCAAGTTTGCCGCCTATTTACTTGGAGCGAGCATTATGAATGCTCCAGCGGCGATAGTCATGTCCAAGATTTTTATTCCTGAGGTGGAAAAAGAATTGGTTCAGGATAAACTCGAAGTGAATGAAGAAGCAATGGGAGTGAACCTGATCGACGCAATGTCCATAGGAGCTTCAGAAGGGCTGAAGTTGGCATTGAACGTAGGAGCAATGTTGTTGGCATTTATAGCCGTAATCGCGGCGATCAACTATTTTTTAATGGGGATCTTAGGAGATGTGACAGGGCTCAATGAATTTGTGGTCAGAACTACTGATGGGCAGTTTAAAGGTTTTTCCCTAGAGTATTTGTTTGGCCAGATCTTCAGGGTATTTGCCTGGGTGATCGGAGTAGACTGGGTCGATACGTTACAGGTAGGCAGCCTGTTGGGACAGAAAACCGTAATCAATGAATTTGTAGCCTATCTGAGCCTATCTGAAATGAAGGAGTTCGGTAGTTTAAATCCCAAATCAATCGTGATTGCTACTTATGCATTATGCGGGTTTTCTAACTTCAGTTCCATTGCCATTCAGTTGGGTGGCATAGCCATAATAGCCCCTAACCAGCAGGCAAATATCAGCCGCTTGGGCCTCAAATCCTTGCTGGCGGCATCCCTTGCTTGCTTGATGACGGCTACTATTGCGGGGATGCTTTTTGGGTAAAATTTTATAATCTTTTGGAAATGCTTTACTTTTTGCTCTAGGAAGGGCAAACTAATTGAACTATATTCATTTGTTAAGACCTTCCTCCTACATTTAGAAATGGATGGGGATTTCTTATACTAGTCGTTGTCAAATATCCTTACATGCGCAGCGGAAAAAGGAGTTAAACTTTTCTCCAACCTCACAGCATTTTGGATAGTTTTTAAAGAAACCACAAATTCCGAATATGAAGAGATTTAGAGTCAGAGACAGTTTCAATTTTTTCTTAGAACGGCAGTTTGTAAAAGGTGCGCATGTTCAGCTGATGTTTGTAGCTGCACTGATCGGGTTAATATCATTGGTTGGTGGTGTGTTAGTATTGCCTTCAGGAGAGCCTACCGGGACGATTAGCGAAGCTGTCTGGTGGGCTTTTTTGCGCCTTTCAGATCCAGGCTACCTTGGCGACGATGAGGGTACTTGGAGAAGATTGGTATCCACCATTCTGACTGTACTTGGCTATGTCGTATTTTTAGGCTCTATGGTAGCTATTATTACTACTTGGATGAATTCTAAAATCCGAAACCTAGAGCAAGGCTTAACTCCGGTAACTACTAAAAACCATATTCTTATACTAGGGTGGAATGCGAAAACTATCCACACAGCCGGTGAGATTTTTCAATCTGTAGGTAGATTAAGAAGGTTTTTGAAGTTTTATGGAGCCAAAAGGCTTAATCTGATCATTCTGGCTGAAGATGTAAGTCCCCGCCATGTACAGGAGTTGCGGGATAATCCATTGATCGGGAGAGGAGCGGATGAAATCGTATTGCGAACAGGTATTCCCATTGACCGGGAACACCTCAAAAGAGTGGACAGCTTGAATGCTGCTGCGATCATTATACCCAGTTCATCTTATACAGATAGGGAATTGATCACCCCAGATGTGGAAACGATAAAAACACTGCTTTCACTCAATGCTGAAGCGGAAGACTCTCCAATAAAGGGACGCTTTCCTTATATAGTAGCGGAGATACAAGACGAAAGTAAAATCAAGGCAGCGTACCGTGCTTATTCCGGGCCAATGGAGGTCATTGGGAGCAACACAATTATCAGCCGTCTCCTTGCCCAGAATATTCGGCATCATGGTTTATCAGCTGTTTACAATGAATTGCTAACACATAGTGTGAAAAACAATATTTTTTGCCGTGAGTACCCGGAGGCAGTTGGGAAAAATGTTCATGAGTTAAAACAAATCTTTACAAAAGCCATTATACTCGGTATAGTCAGACTTATTGATGGGCAGCTGACTCCAATCCTAAATATTGCTCCTGACTTTATAATAGAAAAAGATGACAGGTTGGTCTTTATAGCCAAAAATTCATCAGCGATCGAATATAAGCATACAGCTTCTGTGAAGCATCCCGCTACTAATAAAGCTAAGCACAAGCTTAAGGTGGAAGAGCAGGAAGGTGTTGTCAAGATTTTAATTTTAGGCTGGAATCATCACATCCCAGCTTTGGTCAGAGAGCTCTGTACCTATGAAGATGAATACTATGAAATCACCATGGTGGCAGTTTATCCTAAGGAGAAAAGAGAAATACAACTTCAAAAGCTAGATAACCTTACCGACCGGGTTCAATTGCTGCATGTCGAAGACGATTACGTTAATGAGAAAGTTCTCACTAATTTAAGCACCTCTACTTACGACAATATATTATTGGTGAGCAGTGAGCGGGTACTGGAAAAGGAGGAAGCAGATGCCAGAACAATTGTAGGTTATGTTTTGCTTGAAGAGTTGTTGGAGAAGGCGGACAGAAAACCCAATATTTTGCTTGAGCTATCAGACCCGGCCAACGAAGCATTACTCAGAAAATATAAAACTGAAGTGATAATAAGTCCTTTGATCCTAAGTAACTTACTGGCAGGAATCGCATTGCAAAGAGAGGTAAATAGCATTTGTAAAGAGCTTTTTACCGCAGGAGGTGCCGAGATTATTTTTAGGAAGTTTGAAGAATATGGATTGGCTCCGGGAGTTACTTCTTTTTCTGAACTTACAGATAAGGTAGCTGAACATGGGGAAATAGCATTGGGAATCTATAACACGAATCTAGCTAGTAGAAAAGGCGATAACCTTATTTTAAATCCTGGAAAATTCAGTCCAATTGAGATTACTGCTGAGGCACGATTAGTGGTTTTGACTACTGTGTATTGAAATGAAGAGTTTTCTGAGGACTTAATTGGTTCAAAAAGACATCATGGCAATACTTGAAGCATAAAAAAATATACCAACTTGGATTCTTCACCAAGCTGGTATGCTATGTTGCTTATATTCAAATAGGATTATTTATCCCCATAAAGTGCTTTTCCGGCTTCTTCGTATTTATCACCAGCAACCCATCTTGGCTGTTCCGCGGCATTGGCGATATTTTGAGCTGCTAGAATGTAAGATTTCCAATATAGCGTCACATAACCCAAATCCAAGGAATCGACTTCATCTGCCGCCTTGTGATAGTATTTGTTGATTTCATCATCGAAAGCAGTGAAGCCAAGACTGAAAGTAGGAGCAGGAATGCCTTCTTTGGCGAAGTTTACATTATCTGACCTATCGTATAGCCCTTGCTCAGGTGCCGGATCCGCTACTGCTTTCAAACCAAATTCTTCTACAGCTTCAATCACCAAACCGTCACCTGTAGTCCTGCCCAGTCCGATTACTGTAATGATCGAAGTGTCATTGTAACCAGCTCCGTCTATATTCAGATTGTAGATTATCTGATTTAGAGGAATCAGCGAATTTTCCGCAAAATACCGACTGCCTAAAAGCCCTTTCTCTTCTGCTGTCCACAGTGCTAATAGGATGGATCTTTTTGGTGGGTTTTCAGCGAAGAATTTTGCAGCGTTCATTACTGCAACTGTCCCTACCGCATTATCCCTTGCTCCGTTGTATATAGAGTCTCCATCTGCGTCTGGTTTTCCTATTCCGATGTGATCATAGTGGGCTGATAGCATGACAAACTCATTTTTCAAAGTTTTGTCGGTTCCTTCTATCCAGGCTAAAACATTTTTTCCTTCGATTGGTTTGTTGATTTTTCCTTCGATTTGAAGAATTGCGGATTTGGCCTTTCCCTTTGCTATTTTCTTCGGAAGGGTATTAGAAATGTCCTTCACCCAGATGTAGGGTAGCTTGCTGGATTCGCCTTTATCTATACCCATCTGATCCCGGTTTAAGTAATTGGAAATCAGCTGCCAGGGAATAGATGGGATATTGAAGCGCTCAATCAGTGCTACAGCGCCTTGTTTTTTTGCATTTGCTGTTTTTTCACTGCCCAGGGAAAACAGTTCCGCAGGACTCATTTTGTCCGGCGCGCCCACGCTGCTTACGGCTATCTTTCCTGTCAGGTCTTTTCCTTCAAAGTCTTCCGGTGTGCCAAAGCCGACATCTACCAGTTCATAGGTTCCGCTGAGCGATTCCCCGTCAAGTACTAAAAGGTTGTCACCCTGACTGTAGATCGAATCATCAATTGTAATCTGACCTTTTGACGGAGGGGAAGAGAGGCGGAAAGGGATGTTTTGGAAAAAGCCGTCCGCACCAGGAAGTGGTTTTGCACCTGCGTCTTCCAGATGTATCGCAATATAATTGTAAGCCATGGCCATTTCCGGATAAGAAGGGTCTCTGCCTTTTAATTCGTCAGAAGTCAAGTAATTGAGGTCAGCAATAGCAGCTGTTTTATCAAATTTCTTTTCAATTTTCTTCTTTTGCGCTTCGGCCACGAAAGTCACAGACAATAGTAAGCATAAGCCTAGGAGTGAGTTCTTCATAGGGGTTTATATAATGTGTGTTCTAAAGTAATTCAAATTACCGAAAAGCATTTCATTCTGTACGCTGATATAGTATCCAAGACCTGTCAAATTACCTGTTTTTGGCGATTGGTCAATTATTTATTTACCGGATGTTGAAATTGAAAACTTGAGAGGTAAAGTTGAAAACCCCAGGTCTAAGCATGTTTTTTGAAAATGATCAGGAAGCGGAGCTGCCACTTCCAGGATATCATGTGATACCGGATGCTTTAATTCTAGTTTTTTGGCATGCAA from Algoriphagus sp. NG3 encodes the following:
- a CDS encoding tetratricopeptide repeat protein, whose translation is MSNLDRIHLLRQFTEEEPENPFNWYALAIEYRETDQEEAYTLFAKLLAEYPAYLATYFPAAHHYAEMGEIHAAKEIFENGVALAREQKNMKALQELQNAYQNFLFENDLD
- a CDS encoding electron transfer flavoprotein subunit beta/FixA family protein; translated protein: MKILVCITHVPDTTSKIQFTDGNTKFDSTGVQYIIGPYDDYALARAVELRDQSSGKLTVLNVGEADSDPTLRKALAIGADDAIRVNSFPKDSYFVAQQIAHYAKAGGYDLILMGRESIDFNGGMVHGMVGELLGLPSFSPVMKLDVEGSTVKMAREIEGGKELLEASLPLIAGCQEPIAEWKIPNMRGIMSARTKPLDVVEPISQETQAEASKYELPPAKGAVKLVDKDNVAELVKLLKNEAKVL
- a CDS encoding electron transfer flavoprotein subunit alpha/FixB family protein: MSILVYIEQAEGKVKKTSLEAVSFASALAVQTGEGDVVAVALGTIGNEELAAVGKAGAAKVMHGPESKLDAGVIQAHASAVAQAFGVVGAKTLVLAKSSLGDAVAARLAIKLNAGLVSNVVELPKTEGEYIVKRSIYTGKAFAETTVTTDNKILAIKKNAIDLKQDGADAQVETFDVSLSDADFASKITSTERATGDVLLPEADIVVSGGRGLKGPENWGMLEEMASILGAATGCSKPVSDLGWRPHHEHVGQTGIKVAPSLYLAIGISGAIQHLAGVNSSKCIVVINKDPDAPFFKAADYGIVGDAFEIVPKLNEAFKAEL
- a CDS encoding bifunctional nuclease family protein → MEKLIELEILGLSSNHSQSGSFTLVLGEVGGARRLPIVIGMFEAQAIALEIEKIIPNRPMTHDLFKSFATGFNFDIDRIVITDMKEGVYYARIQCKSSDIEANVDSRPSDAIAIAIRFGCPVYCTEKAMSEGAVEHYEVENKEEKKEPKPSSQKFTTKKEPSLKDYSLDKLNQMLDKAIINEDYERAARIRDEINKRN
- a CDS encoding NupC/NupG family nucleoside CNT transporter is translated as MDYLRGVFGLAVIVLVAFIFSSNRKRIDWRLVGIGILLQLVFGFLITQVPIVESAFAMVSRGFVKFLSFSRDGAAFIFGDLAGDSYGFIFAFQVLPTIIFFSTVSAGLYYLGILQKIVFGIAWVMARTMRLSGPESLSAAGNIFLGQTEAPLLVRPFIPQMSKSELMCLMTGGMATIAGGVLAGYVAFLGGESLEEQSKFAAYLLGASIMNAPAAIVMSKIFIPEVEKELVQDKLEVNEEAMGVNLIDAMSIGASEGLKLALNVGAMLLAFIAVIAAINYFLMGILGDVTGLNEFVVRTTDGQFKGFSLEYLFGQIFRVFAWVIGVDWVDTLQVGSLLGQKTVINEFVAYLSLSEMKEFGSLNPKSIVIATYALCGFSNFSSIAIQLGGIAIIAPNQQANISRLGLKSLLAASLACLMTATIAGMLFG
- a CDS encoding CASTOR/POLLUX-related putative ion channel; this translates as MKRFRVRDSFNFFLERQFVKGAHVQLMFVAALIGLISLVGGVLVLPSGEPTGTISEAVWWAFLRLSDPGYLGDDEGTWRRLVSTILTVLGYVVFLGSMVAIITTWMNSKIRNLEQGLTPVTTKNHILILGWNAKTIHTAGEIFQSVGRLRRFLKFYGAKRLNLIILAEDVSPRHVQELRDNPLIGRGADEIVLRTGIPIDREHLKRVDSLNAAAIIIPSSSYTDRELITPDVETIKTLLSLNAEAEDSPIKGRFPYIVAEIQDESKIKAAYRAYSGPMEVIGSNTIISRLLAQNIRHHGLSAVYNELLTHSVKNNIFCREYPEAVGKNVHELKQIFTKAIILGIVRLIDGQLTPILNIAPDFIIEKDDRLVFIAKNSSAIEYKHTASVKHPATNKAKHKLKVEEQEGVVKILILGWNHHIPALVRELCTYEDEYYEITMVAVYPKEKREIQLQKLDNLTDRVQLLHVEDDYVNEKVLTNLSTSTYDNILLVSSERVLEKEEADARTIVGYVLLEELLEKADRKPNILLELSDPANEALLRKYKTEVIISPLILSNLLAGIALQREVNSICKELFTAGGAEIIFRKFEEYGLAPGVTSFSELTDKVAEHGEIALGIYNTNLASRKGDNLILNPGKFSPIEITAEARLVVLTTVY
- a CDS encoding M28 family peptidase, translated to MKNSLLGLCLLLSVTFVAEAQKKKIEKKFDKTAAIADLNYLTSDELKGRDPSYPEMAMAYNYIAIHLEDAGAKPLPGADGFFQNIPFRLSSPPSKGQITIDDSIYSQGDNLLVLDGESLSGTYELVDVGFGTPEDFEGKDLTGKIAVSSVGAPDKMSPAELFSLGSEKTANAKKQGAVALIERFNIPSIPWQLISNYLNRDQMGIDKGESSKLPYIWVKDISNTLPKKIAKGKAKSAILQIEGKINKPIEGKNVLAWIEGTDKTLKNEFVMLSAHYDHIGIGKPDADGDSIYNGARDNAVGTVAVMNAAKFFAENPPKRSILLALWTAEEKGLLGSRYFAENSLIPLNQIIYNLNIDGAGYNDTSIITVIGLGRTTGDGLVIEAVEEFGLKAVADPAPEQGLYDRSDNVNFAKEGIPAPTFSLGFTAFDDEINKYYHKAADEVDSLDLGYVTLYWKSYILAAQNIANAAEQPRWVAGDKYEEAGKALYGDK